A single region of the Nocardioides sp. W7 genome encodes:
- the ligA gene encoding NAD-dependent DNA ligase LigA produces the protein MTEPTPATEEAREQHRRLAEEIEDARWRYYVLDSPTLSDADFDQRLRALEALEEEFPELRTPDSPTQKVGGAVSTEFTAVDHLRRMESLDNAFSVEELEAWYARLGRDGIEAPELLCELKVDGLAINLLYENGRLVRALTRGDGSTGEDVTPNVKTIDSVPHRLRGTEEFPVPELIEVRGEVFLPVAAFERLNESMTDAGKPVFANPRNAAAGSLRQKDPRVTATRALGMVCHGIGERRGFEPKAQSHAYDALATWGLPTSEAVRVVSTLKEVEVFIADAGERRHTIVPYEIDGVVVKVDDVALQRRLGSTSRAPRWAIAFKYPPEEVNAKLLAIEVNVGRTGRVTPYAVMEPTRVAGSTVENATLHNAHEVRRKDVRPGDTVVLRKAGDVIPEVVGPVLPLRPEGLAEWVMPTECPACGTTLAEQKEGDKDLRCPNHEQCPGQVRERVYFVAGRSAFDIEGLGYEAATALLDAGVITNEGDVFDLSAEQLLRTELFTRAAKKTEEGERVLSANGQRLLDNLHSRKDVPLWRVLVALSIRHVGPSAARALAQEFGSMKDIQAATEEQLAAAEGVGPTIAEAVIEWFKIDWHTAIVEKWTAAGVSMADERDESTPRTLEGLTIVVTGSLEGYSRDSAKEAILARGGKAAGSVSKKTDFVVVGENAGSKADKAEQLGVTVLDEAGFTALLENGPPPAEEAQDS, from the coding sequence ATGACCGAGCCGACGCCCGCCACCGAGGAGGCCCGCGAGCAGCACCGCCGCCTGGCCGAGGAGATCGAGGACGCACGCTGGCGCTACTACGTCCTGGACTCACCGACGCTCTCGGACGCCGACTTCGACCAGCGGTTGCGGGCGCTGGAGGCCCTCGAGGAGGAGTTCCCCGAGCTGCGGACGCCCGACTCCCCGACGCAGAAGGTCGGCGGCGCGGTCTCGACGGAGTTCACCGCCGTCGACCACCTGCGCCGGATGGAGAGCCTCGACAACGCGTTCTCCGTTGAGGAGCTCGAGGCGTGGTACGCCCGGCTCGGCCGGGACGGGATCGAGGCGCCGGAGCTGCTCTGCGAGCTGAAGGTCGACGGCCTCGCCATCAACCTGCTCTACGAGAACGGTCGGCTGGTGCGGGCGCTGACCCGCGGCGACGGGTCGACCGGCGAGGACGTCACGCCCAACGTCAAGACGATCGACTCGGTGCCGCACCGGCTGAGGGGCACCGAGGAGTTCCCGGTGCCGGAGCTGATCGAGGTGCGCGGCGAGGTGTTCCTCCCGGTGGCCGCCTTCGAGCGCCTCAACGAGTCGATGACCGACGCCGGCAAGCCGGTCTTCGCCAACCCGCGCAACGCGGCGGCGGGCTCGCTGCGCCAGAAGGACCCGCGGGTCACCGCGACGCGGGCGCTCGGCATGGTCTGCCACGGCATCGGCGAGCGCCGTGGCTTCGAGCCGAAGGCGCAGTCGCACGCCTACGACGCGCTTGCGACCTGGGGACTGCCGACCAGCGAGGCGGTCCGCGTGGTGTCGACGCTGAAGGAGGTCGAGGTGTTCATCGCCGACGCCGGCGAGCGGCGACACACGATCGTGCCCTACGAGATCGACGGTGTGGTGGTGAAGGTCGACGACGTCGCGCTCCAGCGTCGGCTGGGTTCGACCAGCCGGGCGCCGCGGTGGGCGATCGCGTTCAAGTACCCGCCCGAGGAGGTCAACGCCAAGCTCCTCGCCATCGAGGTCAACGTCGGGCGCACCGGCCGAGTCACGCCGTACGCCGTGATGGAGCCGACCCGGGTCGCCGGCTCGACGGTCGAGAACGCCACCCTCCACAATGCCCACGAGGTGCGGCGCAAGGACGTGCGCCCCGGCGACACGGTGGTCCTGCGCAAGGCCGGCGACGTGATCCCCGAGGTGGTCGGCCCGGTGCTGCCGCTGCGGCCCGAGGGTCTGGCGGAGTGGGTGATGCCGACCGAGTGTCCCGCCTGCGGCACCACGCTCGCCGAGCAGAAGGAGGGCGACAAGGACCTGCGCTGCCCCAACCACGAGCAGTGCCCCGGCCAGGTCCGCGAGCGGGTCTACTTCGTCGCCGGGCGCAGCGCCTTCGACATCGAGGGGCTGGGCTACGAGGCCGCCACCGCGCTCCTCGACGCGGGCGTGATCACCAACGAGGGCGACGTCTTCGACCTGAGCGCCGAGCAACTGCTGCGCACCGAGCTCTTCACGCGCGCGGCGAAGAAGACCGAGGAGGGCGAGCGGGTGCTGTCGGCCAACGGCCAGCGGCTCCTCGACAACCTCCACTCCCGCAAGGACGTCCCGCTGTGGCGGGTGCTGGTCGCGCTCTCCATCCGCCACGTCGGTCCCAGCGCGGCCCGTGCCCTGGCCCAGGAGTTCGGCTCGATGAAGGACATCCAGGCGGCCACGGAGGAGCAGCTCGCCGCGGCCGAGGGGGTCGGCCCGACGATCGCCGAGGCGGTCATCGAGTGGTTCAAGATCGACTGGCACACCGCGATCGTGGAGAAGTGGACCGCTGCGGGTGTCTCCATGGCCGACGAGCGCGACGAGTCCACGCCCCGCACCCTGGAGGGCCTGACCATCGTGGTCACCGGCTCGCTCGAGGGCTACAGCCGCGACTCGGCCAAGGAGGCGATCCTGGCCCGCGGCGGCAAGGCGGCCGGCTCGGTCTCCAAGAAGACCGACTTCGTCGTGGTCGGCGAGAACGCCGGCTCCAAGGCCGACAAGGCCGAGCAGCTCGGCGTGACCGTCCTCGACGAGGCCGGCTTCACCGCGCTGCTGGAGAACGGCCCGCCGCCGGCCGAGGAGGCGCAGGACTCGTAG
- the gatC gene encoding Asp-tRNA(Asn)/Glu-tRNA(Gln) amidotransferase subunit GatC — MPEISRDEVAHLATLARIDLDDAELDHLAPQLSVILESVASISGVAGDDVPPTSHPLPVTNVFREDVVVPSLTAEQALSGAPASEQQRFAVPRILGDEQ; from the coding sequence ATGCCTGAGATCTCTCGCGACGAGGTCGCCCATCTGGCGACGCTCGCCCGGATCGACCTGGACGACGCCGAGCTCGACCACCTCGCGCCCCAGCTGTCCGTCATCCTCGAGTCGGTCGCCTCGATCAGCGGTGTCGCCGGGGACGACGTGCCGCCGACGTCGCACCCGCTGCCGGTCACCAACGTGTTCCGCGAGGACGTGGTGGTGCCGAGCCTGACCGCCGAGCAGGCGCTCTCCGGGGCCCCCGCCTCCGAGCAGCAGCGCTTCGCCGTCCCGCGGATCCTGGGGGACGAGCAGTGA
- the gatA gene encoding Asp-tRNA(Asn)/Glu-tRNA(Gln) amidotransferase subunit GatA, whose translation MSAANRGGADLTRLTAAEAADALAAGETTSVALTRAALDRIVAVDGDVHAFLHVDAEGALEQAAASDARRAAGAPLHALDGVPIAVKDVLATEGLPTTCGSKILEGWVPPYDATVVARLKAAGLPIIGKTNMDEFAMGSSTEHSAYGPTRNPWDLTRIPGGSGGGSAAAVAAFEVPLALGTDTGGSIRQPGAVTGTVGVKPTYGGVSRYGLVAMANSLDQVGPVTRTVLDSALLHELIGGHDPRDSTSIDQPVPDLVAAARQGAAGDLSGLKVGVITELSGDGYQAGVLARFQESVDLLVEAGAEVVEVSCPNFVHALATYYLIMPCEASSNLAKFDAMRYGLRVLPEGIDNPSAEDVMRASRDAGFGDEVKRRVILGTYALSSGYYDAYYGTAQKVRTLISRDFEAAFEQVDVLVSPTAPTTAFKLGEKLDDPIAMYLNDLATIPANLAGVPGISLPSGLADEDGLPAGFQILAPALADDRLYRVGAALEAALEAQWGAPLLSKAPALDGEN comes from the coding sequence GTGAGCGCAGCGAACCGTGGCGGAGCCGACCTGACCCGGCTGACCGCGGCCGAGGCCGCGGACGCGCTCGCCGCCGGCGAGACCACCTCCGTGGCGCTGACCCGCGCCGCCCTCGACCGGATCGTCGCCGTCGACGGCGACGTGCACGCGTTCCTGCACGTCGACGCCGAGGGTGCGCTCGAGCAGGCCGCGGCCTCCGATGCCCGCCGCGCCGCCGGCGCCCCGCTGCACGCCCTCGACGGCGTGCCGATCGCGGTCAAGGACGTGCTGGCCACCGAGGGCCTGCCGACCACCTGCGGCTCGAAGATCCTCGAGGGTTGGGTGCCGCCGTACGACGCCACCGTCGTCGCGAGGCTCAAGGCCGCCGGCCTGCCGATCATCGGCAAGACCAACATGGACGAGTTCGCGATGGGCTCCTCCACCGAGCACTCCGCCTACGGCCCGACCCGCAACCCGTGGGACCTGACCCGGATCCCGGGCGGCTCCGGCGGCGGCTCCGCGGCCGCGGTGGCCGCGTTCGAGGTGCCGCTGGCCCTCGGCACCGACACCGGCGGCTCGATCCGCCAGCCCGGTGCGGTCACCGGCACGGTCGGCGTGAAGCCGACGTACGGCGGGGTCTCCCGCTACGGCCTCGTGGCGATGGCCAACAGCCTCGACCAGGTCGGTCCGGTCACCCGCACCGTCCTGGACTCCGCGCTGCTGCACGAGCTGATCGGCGGGCACGACCCGCGCGACTCCACCAGCATCGACCAGCCGGTGCCCGACCTGGTCGCGGCGGCCCGCCAGGGCGCGGCCGGCGACCTGTCCGGCCTGAAGGTCGGCGTGATCACCGAGCTCTCGGGCGACGGCTACCAGGCCGGGGTGCTCGCGCGCTTCCAGGAGTCGGTCGACCTGCTGGTCGAGGCCGGTGCCGAGGTCGTCGAGGTGTCCTGCCCGAACTTCGTGCACGCGCTGGCGACGTACTACCTGATCATGCCGTGCGAGGCGTCCTCCAACCTCGCCAAGTTCGACGCCATGCGCTACGGCCTGCGGGTGCTGCCCGAGGGCATCGACAACCCGAGCGCCGAGGACGTCATGCGGGCCTCCCGGGACGCGGGCTTCGGCGACGAGGTCAAGCGCCGGGTCATCCTCGGCACCTACGCGCTGTCCAGCGGCTACTACGACGCCTACTACGGGACCGCCCAGAAGGTCCGCACGCTCATCTCGCGCGACTTCGAGGCGGCCTTCGAGCAGGTCGACGTGCTGGTCTCGCCGACGGCGCCGACGACCGCGTTCAAGCTGGGGGAGAAGCTGGACGATCCGATCGCGATGTACCTCAACGACCTCGCGACCATCCCGGCCAACCTCGCGGGCGTGCCCGGCATCTCGCTGCCGTCCGGCCTCGCGGACGAGGACGGCCTCCCGGCCGGCTTCCAGATCCTGGCACCCGCACTCGCCGACGACCGGCTCTACCGGGTCGGCGCCGCGCTGGAGGCCGCTCTCGAGGCCCAGTGGGGCGCGCCCCTGCTGAGCAAGGCCCCCGCCCTGGACGGAGAAAACTGA